CCACGCTGCCGGAGGACGACCCCGAACAGGAGCCGCGCGAGCTCCGGAACTTCGCCGGCAGAGTCGCCGACGAGGTCCACCGGAAACGGCCGGAGGAGGTGTACGCGGCCGGCGACAGGGAGGTGCTTGGCGCCGTGCGCGCGGAACTGCATTACACGCTCTACCGTGTTCCTGACGAGGACCCCGTCGCGCACGTGCTCGAACGGCAGGGCGAACCCGCCCTCGAAGTCGTGAACACGCCGCCGCGCGAGAAGTTGGGCGGGAGCCACACGACGCTCATCGGGGAACGCGACGGGATGGAGGCCATCCAGACCGTCGGCGACCACCCGCACGTGAAGAAGATTATTCCCGGCCCAATCGACGCGGGCGGTGCCGGCTCGAACTCGGGGGTACGGGCGAAGGCGACCCGCGCCGACGACACCGGCAACGTCCGGCTGTTGATTCGTGACGGCTCCTCGGTCCAGGAGAATCGCGTCGTCACCACCGCCGACAGCCGGGAGTTGGGCGAGCGCATCCGCGAGGACCTGAACCACGCGCTGCGCGAGACGGAGCTTCAGGAGTAGGGGCATCTCGCAGGGTTTATGCCCGCGACACCAGTTCGATACGACATGAGCAACAGTATCACCGGGAGCGCCGGCCGCTTTGGCGCACGCTACGGCCGTGTCGCTCGTCGCCGCGTCGCGGAGATCGAGGAGGACATGAACGCAGACCACAGTTGCCCCTCCTGCGGTGAGGACCGCGTCAACCGCAAGGGCACTGGCATCTGGCAGTGTGGCGCCTGCGGCCACAAGTTCGCCGGCGGCTCCTACCGACCGGAGACCCCGGCCGGTCGCACCGTGCGACGGTCGCTGCGTGCGGCACTCGGCGACGAGGAGTAAATGACGTACAAGTGTTCCCGCTGTAAGCGCGACGTGAGTCTCGACGAGTATGGCGGCGTGCGCTGTCCGTACTGCGGCCACCGCGTCCTGCTGAAGGAGCGCAGCCGCGACATCAAAACCGTCCAGGTCAATTGAGCCGGCCACACGCGGCGACGCTCGTTTTCGACTACGCCGACTCGACAGCCGCGCGACTCGTCGCAGCGAGCGTCGAACAGGAACTCGACGACATCGGGGGCGACCGCACGCGCGCGACGCTGACACAGTCCGGGGCGTCCATCGAGGTACGGGTCACCGCCGACGACCTCACCGCGCTTCGGGCCGGGATGAACACTTGGTTCTCGCTGGTCGAGGTGGCGGAGTCGGTCGCCGAGGTGTGAATCGAATCCGCTGCAGGCGGTCGAATCGGCGGCTGAACGGAGGAAGACGGAAAGCGGGGGTTTTTGGGTAGCAAGCCCGTCGCCGGAGATATGCAGGGCAACCTTCCGCCGGAAGCACAGGAGAAAATCGAGGAGCTACAGGACCTTCAGGACACGGCCCAGCAGGTCGCCGCTCAGAAGGAGCAGGCCCAGACCACGCTGCAGGAGTCCAAGACCGCACTGGAGACGCTCGAAGACCTCGACGAGGGGCTGGAGATGTACCGCGAGGTCGGCGAGCTGCTCGTCGAGACCGACTACGACGACGCCTACGAGGCGCTCGAAGAGAAGGTCGACTCGCTCGAAGTCCGCGTCGAGACGCTCGAAAAGCAGGAAGAGCGCGTCGAAGACCAGTTCAACGGGCTTCAGTCCGAGCTTCAGAACATGCTCCAGCAGGGCGGTGGCGGTCCGCAGGGTCCGCAGGGTCCGGGCGGCGCGTAATGGGCAACGACGAGCCGACTGACGAACAGGTCGTCGAAACTGCCTCCGACGCCGCGGAGGGACTCGTTTTCTCACGCTACGCGCAGAGTGACGTCCGCGACCTCGACGTGACCGTCAGCTTCGAGGACGGCGTGCTCGACGTGGACGTGTATCTCGACGCCGAAGAGCACGCGGCGGAGGTCGCCGACGAGGCGGCCCGTGCCGCACGCGACGCCGTCGACGAGCTGTTCGAGTCAGGTCAGGAAGAATAACACGACCGAGATGAGCGTGACGGCGAGGATGAACGTCGCCGCCAGCGCCCCACCCATCTGGACCATCGCGTTCGCGTGGGCAGCAAGCGACTCGGTGCGGTCGTTGCCGAACACCGTCACCTCGGCGCGTTCCGTCGCCATCCCCGCTTCCACCGGTTCGAGGTCGTCGCG
This portion of the Halosegnis longus genome encodes:
- a CDS encoding DNA-directed RNA polymerase subunit P, with protein sequence MTYKCSRCKRDVSLDEYGGVRCPYCGHRVLLKERSRDIKTVQVN
- a CDS encoding prefoldin subunit beta, with translation MQGNLPPEAQEKIEELQDLQDTAQQVAAQKEQAQTTLQESKTALETLEDLDEGLEMYREVGELLVETDYDDAYEALEEKVDSLEVRVETLEKQEERVEDQFNGLQSELQNMLQQGGGGPQGPQGPGGA
- a CDS encoding DUF2103 domain-containing protein, which translates into the protein MDCRQCGTALERPGDFCLTCRTPNTDTVVIACDRDRATVTCLLDEEIVAERTVTTLPEDDPEQEPRELRNFAGRVADEVHRKRPEEVYAAGDREVLGAVRAELHYTLYRVPDEDPVAHVLERQGEPALEVVNTPPREKLGGSHTTLIGERDGMEAIQTVGDHPHVKKIIPGPIDAGGAGSNSGVRAKATRADDTGNVRLLIRDGSSVQENRVVTTADSRELGERIREDLNHALRETELQE
- a CDS encoding KEOPS complex subunit Pcc1 — translated: MSRPHAATLVFDYADSTAARLVAASVEQELDDIGGDRTRATLTQSGASIEVRVTADDLTALRAGMNTWFSLVEVAESVAEV
- a CDS encoding DUF3194 domain-containing protein — its product is MGNDEPTDEQVVETASDAAEGLVFSRYAQSDVRDLDVTVSFEDGVLDVDVYLDAEEHAAEVADEAARAARDAVDELFESGQEE
- a CDS encoding 50S ribosomal protein L37ae, with protein sequence MSNSITGSAGRFGARYGRVARRRVAEIEEDMNADHSCPSCGEDRVNRKGTGIWQCGACGHKFAGGSYRPETPAGRTVRRSLRAALGDEE